TACTTATAGGAGCAGGAATTATACTATTCTTGATTTTTGCAAGCAAAACATTTATTATCCTTGAGCCAACAGAAAGAGGAGTAATCTTTAAGAAATATGGCGATGGATTGGATACAGAAACTATTCTTGGTCAAGGTTTAAACGTAGTGGCACCATGGCACGATGTATTAAAATTTAATGTTGCAGATCAGCAAATTGAAGAGCCGATGGATGTGCTATCTCAAAACGGATTAAAGATCGACATTGATATTACATTACGATTTGCGCTTATACCGGGCGAAATAGGTCATTTGTATGAGCAATTTAGAATGGATTACGAAAAGAACTTAGTTCGTCCTTCTCTACGTTCTGCTGTACGTGAGGTGATCGGAAAATACCAACCAGAAGAGTTGTACTCTACCAAACGTCAAGTAGTAGCCGTTGAGATTGAAGAAATCATGACGGA
This region of Flavobacteriales bacterium genomic DNA includes:
- a CDS encoding prohibitin family protein — its product is MNQYEQVDISKYRPVILIGAGIILFLIFASKTFIILEPTERGVIFKKYGDGLDTETILGQGLNVVAPWHDVLKFNVADQQIEEPMDVLSQNGLKIDIDITLRFALIPGEIGHLYEQFRMDYEKNLVRPSLRSAVREVIGKYQPEELYSTKRQVVAVEIEEIMTDILGKSHITEKSLVIRSIKLPASIQKSIETKLIAEQESQKYQYVLAKKKQEAEGRIVDATGKAEANRILGASLTSNILKEKGIIATEALAKSPNAKVVVIGSGKDGLPIILGGN